The proteins below are encoded in one region of Nilaparvata lugens isolate BPH chromosome X, ASM1435652v1, whole genome shotgun sequence:
- the LOC111061334 gene encoding uncharacterized protein LOC111061334: MYLHASGFKTDSRKNMEHSGVASFLSRHLSRYGNQHSQFHTQSLGNSSPSFNMKGFVPCFPHHSNLVCNTVKTSKQLTTSNDRRMATYSEISAINILPISYLVGGFVGSKSLTAMKGSSIQIWDIVLDKIYDMMNDQLVCSEDLGHQLDRFENSSSSPITENLPPKRTYASVMKMNPSIKPSDEYAELVMKYDNSRKSRRRGKSSSSSYRGDKKMNNPVKSCFNSSRWSNTRKKHGKKGAEKFNRREKMEAAKDGMDFINQEFGRDTQFNKSTSLKRPCITDKIMENLQMKGVAASTTESTTATPCRIRSTPSVSLYNLNANQAKSNFDKEKDCDRQQLMACKMKLDSEDISASKPRVNSESSIESEDSFIVFEPSDADNISCFSIESDSLSGSDDDDDASDSESDICSTYIFYGNTKFNDVAANHSASVPLFEKAMICLICKKNHNEHLDFPHSCENIIESPRNNITLNYVPDGRVSSAFADSKDRSKASCKLFINSKPNSDEENVPIYCDIDEESLLPTFVDPVSDIAAACDHDYQLPTYEEHFCSDNNHFNLLNKKWCQIFCDDNINQDSESSKSRKKVTFAPENRLVSVRTMRTWDYALRSARVGPWEVLARDSMRFCHRISRTEEILKPIFSEDHRTKIWLERFETQSADNSQQIPDKTLLNCLN, encoded by the exons ATGTATCTTCATGCTTCTGGTTTCAAAACTGACTCCCGCAAGAATATGGAACATTCGGGTGTAGCTTCATTCCTTTCCCGACATTTGTCAAGGTATGGTAATCAGCATTCTCAATTTCATACGCAGTCATTAGGTAACTCATCACCAAGTTTCAATATGAAGggatttgttccttgttttcctcATCATTCTAACTTAGTATGTAACACTGTGAAAACATCTAAGCAGTTAACTACATCCAATGACAGAAGGATGGCTACGTACTCTGAAATTTCTGCGATTAACATTTTACCAATATCATATCTGGTAGGAGGATTTGTGGGAAGTAAGAGTCTCACAGCAATGAAGGGAAGCAGTATACAGATCTGGGATATTGTTCTGGACAAAATTTATGATATGATGAATGACCAGTTAGTTTGTTCTGAAGACCTTGGTCACCAATTGGACAGATTTGAAAATTCCTCTTCTAGTCCAATCACAGAAAATCTACCTCCTAAAAGAACTTACGCCTCAGTTATGAAAATGAATCCTAGCATAAAACCTAGCGATGAATATGCAGAATTGGTAATGAAGTATGATAATTCTAGAAAGTCCAGACGTAGAGGAAAAAGTTCCTCAAGCTCCTATAGGGGTGACAAGAAAATGAACAATCCAGTCAAAAGTTGTTTCAATTCCAGTCGATGGTCCAATACCCGGAAAAAGCATGGTAAAAAGGGTGCAGAAAAATTCaatagaagagaaaaaatggAAGCAGCCAAAGATGGAATGGATTTTATTAACCAAGAGTTTGGTAGAGACACTCAGTTTAATAAGAGTACTAGTCTCAAACGACCCTGCATCACAgataaaataatggagaatCTACAAATGAAGGGAGTTGCAGCTTCAACAACAGAATCAACAACTGCTACACCTTGTAGGATTCGATCAACTCCATCTGTATCACTCTACAATCTCAATGCAAATCAAGCTAAATCAAATTTCGACAAGGAAAAAGACTGTGATCGACAACAACTAATGGCTTGTAAAATGAAACTGGACAGTGAAGATATTAGTGCTTCAAAACCCAGAGTGAATTCTGAATCATCCATAGAAAGTGAAGATAGCTTCATAGTATTTGAACCTTCTGATGCTGATAACATTTCATGTTTTAGTATTGAAAGTGATTCTTTGAGTGGAAGTGATGATGACGACGATGCTTCAGATTCAGAGTCAGATATCTGCAGTACATACATTTTCTATGGAAATACCAAATTCAATGATGTTGCAGCTAATCATTCTGCCAGCGTACCTTTATTCGAAAAAGCGATGATTTGCTTGATATGTAAAAAGAATCATAACGAACATTTAGATTTCCCTCATagttgtgaaaatataattgaatctcCTAGAAACAATATCACATTGAACTACGTACCTGATGGAAGAGTGTCAAGTGCCTTTGCTGACAGTAAAGACAGGTCTAAAGCCTCATGCAAATTGTTTATCAACTCAAAACCAAACTCTGATGAAGAGAATGTTCCGATTTATTGTGATATTGATGAAGAATCTCTCTTGCCAACTTTTGTTGATCCCGTTTCTGATATTGCTGCAGCCTGTGATCATGATTACCAG ttACCAACCTATGAAGAACATTTTTGCTCGGATAACAATCACTTCAATCTTCTCAATAAGAAGTGGTGTCAAATTTTCTGTGATGATAATATTAACCAGGATAGTGAAAGTTCAAAATCTCGAAAAAAG GTCACCTTTGCTCCTGAAAATAGATTAGTCAGTGTAAGAACTATGCGAACATGGGATTACGCGTTGCGTTCAGCGCGTGTCGGTCCCTGGGAAGTGCTAGCTCGAGATTCGATGCGTTTCTGCCATAGAATTTCCCGAACTGAAGAAATTCTCAAGCCAATCTTTAGTGAAGATCATCGAACAAAGATTTGGCTCGAACGTTTTGAAACTCAGTCAGCTGataacagccaacaaattccTGATAAGACATTGTTGAATTGTTTGAATTGA